GATTAAACCGTCGTAATACCTGAAAAATTGTCTCCTTAAAGGCTGCTTGAAAACCTTGTAGAGAGAAGAAGGGTCATGACCTGCATGGAAGGTTCCGATGGCGGCCGTTTGAGAATCGTTTCTTGAATAATGCAAAACTGCCATCGGAAGCATCGGCGCAAGCGAACCGTGCACGTGAATAACATCGTACTTTCTTTTTTTTAGCAATCTGTTGATAGAAGCCCATACGCCTATCCCAAGCGTTATTCTCGAAAAACTCTTGTTGATTGGCAGTCTGATGCCGCGACCTACTCTTACTACAGGCACATCTTCCGGAACCATCCCAGGTATCCATGAAGTAAGAATTTCTACTTCGTGTCCTTGTTTTATGAGTTCTTTTGATAGTGAATGCACGTGCTCACTTATTCCTCCCACATGCGGGAAGTAGTGCTCACTAACTTCTAATATCCTCAACCTTTATAGTTCTTCAAAGCTTCGGAAAGGAGTCTTATTGCGTCTCTCAGCGCTTTTTCCTCAAGCACGTAAGCTATCCGTATCTCGTTTTTACCGGCGCCCGGCGTTGCATAGAAACCGTTTGCCGGCGCAACCATAACTGTTTTTCGCTGTTTTGAGAAGTCGGTAAGAAGCCATGAAGCGAATTTGTCGGCATCCTCTAAAGGAAGTCCGACAACCGTGTAAAAGGCGCCGTCCGGCACGGGAGCGACTATGCCGGGGATGGCGGAGAGCTCGTCCATGAGAGCTTTCCGGCGCCGGTCGTATTCTGTTATCATTGGCTTCATGAATCTGTGAAGATTTCGAAAAGCTGCAACTGCTCCGTACTGTTCAACCGTGGGTGGACAGAGTCGTGCCTGACCAAACTTCAGAATGGTAGACATGAGTTCTCTGTTCCTGCTGACAATGAAGCCTATCCGCGCTCCACATGCCGAAAAGCGCTTGGAAATGGAGTCGGCAACTATGACGCGGTCCTCGATACCAGGAAGAGTCAAAGCCGATGTATGTTCTTTGCCATCATATATAAACTCCCTGTAAACCTCATCCGAAATCAGGTACAGATCCCTCTCCTTTGCGATTTGACCGAGTACGAACATCTCTTCCTTTGTCAGGACCGTTCCTGTAGGGTTGTTTGGGGTACAGATAAGAATCGCTTTTGTCTTGCGAGTAATATGCTTTTCGATATCCTTGCGTGATGGAAGCCTGAAACCGTTTTCCACGGATAGTCTTACAGGAACGAGTCTGATTCCCGAGGCAACGGCGAATCCATTGTAGTTCGTATAGAAAGGCTCAAGGACAATTACCTCATCACCTGGATCGGTTACTCCCCAGAAAGCGAAGAGAATGGCCTCGGAACCGCCAGTCGTAATCCACACATCATCTAACTCTATCGAGATGCCGAAGCTCGAAAAATAATCTACAACCGACAACCGCAGTTGAACGATTCCTCCTGAGGGTCCGTATTCTAATACAGGTTCAGTGAATTTATGCACAGCCTGAAAGAACTCCTTTGGGGTAGGAATATCGGGCTGTCCTATATTCAAATGATAGATTTTTAAGCCCTGCTTTTTGGCTGCATCCGCAAGCGGCGCCAGTTTACGGATAGGCGATGCAGGCATCATTACGCCGCGGCGAGATATTTCCATGCTACCTCCGAATTAGATGGTTTGTGTCGCGCTCGGTGACCGGGCCGACAAAACTCATGTGAAGAGGTTTTTTAACAAACAATCTTGAAGCAAGCTCAAGCACATCAGCTTCAGAGACCTTCTCAAATTCCTTTATCGTTTCCTCCAGCGTCCTGAAGGTTTCCGCCAGAAGCTTCCAATGTCCCAGGCGCATCATCCGGTGCGTGAGGCTTTCCATATTCAAAATAAGCGAGCTTTTAGTGAGGGTCTTCGCTGTATCAAGTTCGTCTTTGTGCAATCCCGATTTCAGGAGCCTTGCGAGTTCGGATTCTATTTTCTTTACTACGCGCTCCAGCTTGCTCTTCTCGGTTACGAAATAAAATCCGGAAACGCCGGAGTCCTCAAAAAGGTCAAGAAACGATGAAATGGTATAAACGAGTCCATCCTCTTCCCTCAGCGAAAGGAAAAGCCTTGAACTCATCCCTCCTCCTAAAAGGCTCGAAAGAAGAGCATTAGCAAAACGCTCCTTGGCATTGAGACCCTCGGTCAGAGTGCCAAGAGCGGCATGAACCTGAGTAATATCCTTGCGTGTTGTAACTGCGTGAATCGGAGTCGTTCTGTCTAAGGGTCTTGTGCGGTTTTTTCTCTCGCCCCTAAACAATTTTGCTTTTGCGGGAAGAAGCTCGAAAAGCTCATCCTGGTTTATGTCGCCTGTAGCGACAAATACTGCATCAGAAAGAGTGTAGCTTTTTCTGTAGAATGCCGCTAGTTCCTTGCCTGATAACGTTTCAAGATTCTTCTTCTTCCCGAGGACAGTGTAGCCCAGTGGATGAGGCTTAAAACATGCCTCGTAAAAGCTGTCAAACACAATATCCTGAGGATCCTCCTCGGCAGATCTCATCTCTTCGTAAACCACCTCCTTTTCCTTTTTCAACTCCTCTTCGGCGAATTTCGATTCCTCAAGCATCTCAAGCAGCAACGAAAGAAGCGGCTTAAGGGAAGACTTTAAAGTTCGTATCGTTATTCCCGATATCTCTTTGGATGTAAAACCATCGCTTATGCCTCCAAGTCTTTCTATCTCCACAAGTATATCTTTAGAGGAGCGTCTCCTGGTTCCCTTGAAAAGCATGTGTTCGACGAGGTGGCTTGAGCCGTTAAATGCTTCTTCCTCGTCCCTTGAACCCTGACGGAAAAAAAACCCTAAAGCTACCGATTTAAAGCCGGGTATTCGTTCAGTTACGACGCGGAGGCCGCTCGGAGCCACCCTGTCGCGAATTCCTTCGCTGGTCATGGTTTCTGCTGCCCTCGCGTGAAGAACCTCTATCCTCGGAACGCCTAGGTTTTTCTCTTTCTTTGTCCGCCGATGGATCAAGGTTTGTGGTTAAATCCACCCTGCCCATTTCATCTATACCTTTTACCCTTACTTTTATCTTGTTGCCGACTTTCACGACATCTTCGACTTTTGCGACCCGGTGCGGCGCAAGATTTGAAATGTGAACAAGGCCGTCTTTCCCGCGGAATAGCTCGACGAATGCGCCGAAGTTAGTGATTCTTACTACGGTTCCTTCGTAAATCTGCCCGACCTCAACTTCCTTGACTATTTCTCGCACCATGGAAAGCGCATTCTCAACGCCTTCCATTGTAGGCCCGGAGATAATCACCGTTGAGGTTTCATCATCTATATCTATGGTGGTTCCGGTCTCTTCAGTCATCTTGCGGATAACGCGGCCTCCAGGACCTATTACCTCGCCAATCTTATCGCGAGGAATCTGCAGTGTAGTTATTCTTGGCGCAAAGTTGCTGATTTCAGTTCTGGGCGCCGAGATCGTTCTTTCCATAATATCCAGGATATGCATTCTTGCGGTGTGCGATTTTTCTATGGCCTCGGCCAAGACATCCAAGGGAACACCTTTCAACTTCAGATCGAGCTGGATACCGGTAATGCCGTCTCTGGTGCCTGAGATCTTGAAATCCATATCGCCGTAGTGGTCTTCGTCTCCTATGATATCGGTGAATATAACGTAGCCTTCAGGTTCGTAGACTAAACCCATCGCGATGCCTGCGGCCGCCTTGCGCATGGGGACGCCTGCATCGAAGAGCGCCAGAGTTGCGCCGCAGACCGAAGCCATGGAACTCGAACCGTTAGATTCAAGGATGAATGAGTTTATCCGAATGGTGTAAGGAAAATCCTTTTCCTCAGGGGCAAGCACCCTTACGGACTTCTCTGCAAGTGCGCCGTGGCCTATTTCTCTGCGGCCTGGTCCGCGGAGGAACTTCACCTCGCCCACCGAGAAAGGCGGAAACTCGTAATGAAGCATGAAAGACTTGTATGCCTCTCGCTCAACGTCATCAATCATCTGCTCGTCGCTTTTAGTGCCAAGTGTTACAACGGCAAGGGATTGAGTCTGACCTCTGGTAAACAAAGCCGAACCGTGAGTTCTCGGAAGGACTCCAACCTCGCATGTTATGGGTCTGACCTCATCAAGCGCTCTGCCGTCCAATCGCTCCTTTCGCAGCGCCCTCTGCCGCATGTCTTTTCTTATCATCTGATCGGCGAGATAACTTATCACATTCCCGGAGTCGGGAAATGTCTCGGCTAGGGTCTCGGTAACCTCATTTACAATCTGTCTATGTGCTTCAGATCTAGCTTTTTTTTCTTTTTGGCCATTGATCTCCGGTATCCTCGGCATGATTAACCCCTCAACCTTCGATTTGAGATCCGCAGGAATAACTTCTCTTTCGAAGCTCTTTTTAGGCTTTCCGACCTTTGAGGCGAGTTCCGTCTGTAAGTCAAGAATCGGTTTCAAAACTTCTTGAGCGAATCTCATTGCATCCACGACTACGGATGCCTGGACCTCGTTCGCCTCACATTCAATCATATTGATCTCACCGCCGTTGGAAACGACAAGTATCTGAAAATCGCACTGGTCGAGCTGTGAAATTGTCGGGTTGACAACGAACTCGCCTTCGATTCTCCCTATTTTTACTGCAGCAATTGGACCTGCGAATGGGAGCTCAGAAAGCATCAATGCTGCAGAAGCTCCCGTTATCGCTATTGCGTCAGGAGCATTCTCTCCGTCAAGGGACAAAAGAAATCCGATTATCTGCACCTCTCTGCCCAAATCCTCCGGAATGAGCGGGCGAATAGGTCTATCAATCATGCGGCTTATCAGGATCTCCCTGTCGCGCGGCTTGCCTTCCCTTTTGAAGAACCCGCCGGGTATCTTGCCCGCTGCAGAATAATACTCCCTGTAGTCGACTGTCAGGGGCAGAAAACCAAATCCTTCAACCTCGTTATCACTGTAGCAGGCGGTCATCAATAATACCGTATCGCCATATTGAATACGTACGGCGCCGTTGGCTTGTTTTGCCCAATGACCGGTTTCTAAGATAAGCTTCCGACCGCCGATCTCGGTCTCAAATCTATCCACTATTAACCGCGCAGACCGAGTTCTTTGACGAGGGTGTAATATTTCTCTCGATCCCTCTTGTATAGATAATTGAGATGTTTGCGGCGCAGATTGACCATCTTTATGAGGCCGCGCCTTGAATGATGATCCTTGAAGTGCTCTTCAAGGTGATGGGACAGGTGATTGATTCGCTCAGTAAGCAAAGCCACCTGTACAACGGATGAGCCCGTGTCGGACTCATGCTGCCCGAACTTCTTCAACAGTTCAAGCTTCTTCTCTTTTTCTAACGTCATTTCTTCTTTTCCTCCATTATTCTCAGGATTCTACATTCGATGAGCATTTTGTCAACACAAGCTTGAATGTCGAAAAGATTCCATCTTCACCGATGGATTAGCAGTGTTCATCGAATGCATGATTAACGGGTGAGATTGAATATATGGAAGTATCGTTAAGAACAAAAACTAGCTTTTAGACGAATCTACATTTACCTTAACCTGAGGACCTAGGCTGGTTTCTACGCCTAAGGGTGATACAGCAGACAATGCAAAGATGTGTTCGCCGTCTGAGTCAACCTCGATGAGAAAGGAAGGCCTTGATATTGGCGTTGCTGTAAGTCGTGACCATCCGTGTCCTTCTTTTCTGTAGACGTGATAAGATGGCTGCTCGGGCGAGTCGAGCCATGCAAGGAAAACCTTTCTGCCTTGAGTTCTTGCCGCTATTCCAGAGGGAAATTCGAGAGCGGACGCCAGATCTTTATCCACGGTGAGCGTGGCTCTAACCTCGCTGCGGATCATCTCTTCAAGCTGCGGCCTTATAGAAGCAAGCAGTTCTTCTATAGTTGCAGTCGGCAAAGACTGTTTTGATGTTTCCTTGTCTTCAACCTTTATCTCGACCGGATGAACTACTTCTTCCGGGGTTGCATCCTTCAGCACTATGGGAATAATATCTGAGATTTGTTCCTTAGTTTCTTCCGTAATCGGAATAAAGGATGCGACCTTAAGGTGGGGTCTTGGTCCTTTCAAACCTTCGACAAGTATAGAGGCCTTGTGAATTAGGGAATTGCATCTGGTCTCATGTTCTTCACGAATTGATTTAGGCATGATAGCGAAATGCAGACGATTCTCGATTTGTTTAGTCGCATTCTGCAGCGCTTCAGGTTCGGGGTCGTCAAAGGGGGTGTTATGTTCAGCAAGTATATCGCGCATCATACCGCGAACCAGAAGCTCTAATTCACCTTCGGATGCTTTTGGTTCATCTGTTGCTTCGCCTGAAGAGTAGGCTTTTGTCTTAGCGACGACAAAACTTTCGATTATTCCGTCTCTTGCATCTTCGGGTGAAAGCTTATCCATAAGCATCTTTGCCTGAAGGGATGCGAGAAATGGACTTTCGGTAACTTCTGTTGAAGTCGATGCCTGTGCTTGAGTCGAGAAAGGCACTGAAGGTTCCCACTCCTCTTTTGCAGCAGGTTTAGACACAGCGTTAGCCAGGGGTGTTTCTCTTTCAAAATCTGCAATACCCGAATCCACTTTTTCAAGAAGCATCTCGCAAACAAGATCATGAGTTTCCCTTATCTCGTATGGAAGCTCCTCGAATCTCAGTTTGAGGTCCATTGTATGACGAACGCTTCTAAGCTCACTAGCTGTCGGTTTATTGAAGTTACTGCCGCGTTCTATAAAAAGAGAGCGCATCATATCGAGCATTCGGGAATAGACCTCCTCATCATGAGCGTCGAAGCCTAAATCCTTTCGCCCAAGGGACAATATCTTTATATTCGAAACTACATAGCTCTCCAAGATACCGTCTCTTGCATCAGAGGATGAAAGCTTTTCTTTGATAAGCTTATCGTTAAGACGATGCATAAAATCACTCACAACAACTCCTAGTATTTCGAATCATATTGAGCAAAGATACCTAAGAACTTGTCCTTGTCAAGCATAATGACTAAAGATCCTTTGCAGAAAGAAGCAACCCGGATCTTGAGTCATAAACAAGTTCTTTCCCTGCAGTTGCATCGGATCCGTCAAGCATAAGGATCAGTTTAATCCTGTTATCGCTATCCCAGGACATATTCTTTACTTTTGTTCCTTTTGCTTGAGGGGCTTTCTTCATCAATTCTTCCCATGTAGTCATCATATCCAGAAAATCCGGGTCTTTAACTCCCATGGTATAGATTAAAGCGTCCTGGCTTGACACACCCTCAGATATCCTGTCTTTCAGGAGAAGGAGCTTTTTTGAGTCGGGTGACCACAAGACAATACCAAAATCCTCTTTGCGTTCGCCCATTACGGGCAGGGAATCCTTCTTGCGGTAGAAGTTTACGATTTCGTCGCACTCGGCAATTTTAAGCAAACTGTCTTCTTCTGGAAAGTATAAAAAGAGCATCTTTCTGCTTCTTACGCCGTACAAATCTAAAGGAAGATCCGCTGACCACATCGGGTCTTTGGAATCGAAGATGATTGTGGAATCAAGGGTTATTGCGATGAACTGTGAATCGGGTGAATAAATAAAAAAGGACATGTTTTCCAGACTTAATCCACGCGAAGCAATTTTTTTTTCGATATCCGGGTCAATGTTAAGCATGGGTTTGTTATCTAGGGAATCGTCAATTGTTTTAGGCGTCGAAGCCCCTGAAGAACCGCAACCTGATACAGCCAAAGCGCACAAAAAAATCAATGCGGCAAGCCTGAATACAAGGGTCATCAGAAATCTTCTGTAAGACGTTCCCGAATCCTTCGCGCCGTCTCCTTAATATCGTACAAAAGAAGACCGAGTTTGCTGCGGGGTGAAGCTGAAAGAGCAATGATGGCTTTTCCCGCTTCAGCCACGATAAGGTATCCGTCGGGGTGATTTACCAATAGATAGCCTATTTCCGACCAGCCAAGGCCCTGACCTGATTTATGCGCCGAGTTCAAGAGAAAAGCACTCATGGCTGAAAACCGCTCGTCAGAACCTCCTTCTGGCCTGGAGGCCATAAGAAATCCATCCGATGATACTATTGCAGCGGATGTGATTTCAGGGTATTCAGACTTTAATGCATCGAGTTCGCGTCGGAGTAGCTCGTTCAGCGTTTCCTTAGCTGGTTTGTTGACTTCATTTTTCTCTTCCATATACTTCCTTTCACGGGCGATTAGCTCAGTTGGTTAGAGCGCTGGTCTCACATACCAGAGGTCAGAGGTTCGACTCCTCTATCGCCCATCTCAGTCAAAGATACCAAGATTAACTTTTTGAGGTTCCTCAGTAATGGCCGTTTTTGCATCCTTGCCATGCGCTGTAAGCTTCATCTCCTCAGATGCTGTTTTCTGAGAAACAATACCGAGAATCGGTATGTCCCTTGCAAACCATACTTCGGCTTCTTGCTCATGCAAGTTCTTCGCCTTAGCATGAATTGTTAAGAACTCGCCTGCCGGAACCGTTATTTTAACTTCGTCGATTTTCCCTTTTTTCACCTCTTCCTTGGTATAAAGATACGGACGATTTTCTCCTGGCGGTTCGTCCGCAAGACCTTCGGCCTTGGGCATTTCAAGAGCCGTTTGATCTTCAACCTTTATAATCATCCTTTCGGCAACGCCGCGATAACCATACGGAACAAGCATCTTGTATACAAAATGACTTTCCCCGGAAGCGCCTACCATCTCGAGCCAGTAGTAGGTTTCGCCTTTTATATTCTCCTCGCCTGTTATTGCATAACGCAGCTTGTATTCCTTGAGGCCGCCGGCGAATGCCTTTACTTCATATTCCGCCCAATCGCCCACATGCCACTTTGGGGGTACATATTCGGCCTTCTCGCATGCCGTAATAATAAAGACCGCAGTTATAGGCATTATCAAAGCTTTTGTGAATCGCATATGTTTTTGTTCCTCCTTATTCTAATAAAGTAGACTTTAGTTAGAAAAAGGGAGATGTCAATATGTTTACCCCGCACGACAACAAAGTTGTCGTGCGGGGATCCCATTACCTTGGGAGTACTTTTCCTTTTTGAGGGGGTTGACAAAGGATTATTCGAGTCTATCCTATAATCGTTATGAACCCCGAAAGGAGATCAAAAGCATGAAGAAAGTTTTGTTTGCAGTCACAACGGTTGCGGTTATTTTCATTGCATGTTCGAGAAAAGCGCCTTTACCGGCGGCATTCTGGCCCCTTGAAGATGGAAACCAGTGGACTACATCGGAAAACTACACATGGAACGTCGTGGGCGTTTCATCAGGCTCAAGCGTTTCAAAAACCACCTATACCGTAAACCCCTTCATAGAAAGCTCTGAAGGAAAGCTCCTATGGCCTGTAATTGCTTCTACCGATACATCCGGTCAGGGCGTAGCTCCCATCCTCTCAACAACCTACTACTATGTCACGGAAGATTCAGTCTATCTCTACCCCGACACGCTGGATAAGCCTGCGAAGGCTGTTGAACCCAACAATCTCGCCGTCGGGATGCAGTGGGACGGCAACCTGGCGCTGCCGATACAGATACCCGACCTTGTAGGATTTTCCACCACCTTCCCTGCGCATTTTGAAATCATCGGCGACACAACAATTACAGTTCTAAACGGAACCTTCAATGCACTAGTCATCAGAATAGACCTTAAGCCCAGTTCAGGCGCAATTGATTCTGCCGCAGTCCAGTGGCGCGCAAAGGATATAGGCATCGTAAAGATGAGTACGGACTTTACGACCAAGTATTCAATCGGTATTGCAACCTTTGACGTAGAGATATCGGGCACATCCGAACTCGAGAGCAGAAACTTTTAATCCCCCGAACGTCTGCTGAGCAGACTTTCGGGGGACCCCAACCGAGAGAGTTATCGCGGCGGGCAAAAGCCCGCCGCTTTCAATTAAAAACGCTTGACAAGAAACATAAAAAAGATATGCTTCTTTAGATACAACCTGCGGAGGGCGAAAAGGTGAAAATCCCTTGTATTAAATCAGAGAGGAATATATTGATGAAAAAGTCATTAGTTATCGGCGCTATTGCCCTTCTTGCGCTTTCTGCCTGCGACCCTAATCCTTTCGAACTGCCGCCTATTCTTTTGGAAACCCGAGCTTCGTGGTCGCCTGACGGTGGAACAATAGCCTATTATAGATGCCAGGTTTACGGGAGCGACACGGCAGGCATCTGGCTCATAGACACGAGCGGAGCGAACAACCGCTATCTATGCCCTGCTCTTTCAGCCGACTGGTCGCCTGACGGCGAACGGCTCGTGATTTGCACACCTGACTGGAACATCTGCCTTATAGACAAGGACGGGGCAAACTTCGAGTACCTTGTTCACGACTGGTCGTCCGTATCGCCGACCTGGTCGCCCGACGGCAAGTGGGTGGCGTTTGCGAGACCTTTTGGTAGTGGAAGTTCAATCATTAATGTTGAAACTCTTGAACAAAAGAGAATTCCTGGCGGCGGCGGCGGGTATGGTTGGTCTCCTGACAGCAAGCAATTAACATATGCTTATACGCCTACGGATACGATTTTTCTGAAAATAGTTTCATTAGAAAACATGGAGGTAAAGATTATCTTTCAAAATGATAAGGACAGATATGGGTCCATATCTCCCCCCCCGCGCTGGTCGCCTGACGGAGAACGAATACTATTTCAGATGGGTATGAGTATATGGAAAGTTGATACGACAGGCCGCAACCTAAGACGCCTTGCGCGGAATGCGGTAGAACCCAACTGGTCGCCCGACGGCAAGAAAATAGTATATACGCCATACGAAGACAGCGCCCAGCTCTGGATAATGAACTCCAACGGGTGGTGCAAGAGGCCGCTTTTGAAGAAATAGAGTGAAGGTATGAATTTGAATAAAAAGATTTCATTAACGTTTTGGTTCGCCCTTCTCGCTCTCGCGGCCTGCGTGCCGGAGGAGGACGAGTTCGTATACGGCGAGCGGCCATCGTGGTCGCCCGATGGAAGCACAATAGCATATTACCGTACGCCGCGAATGGTGAGCGATACCGAGGGCATCTGGCTCATAGATACCAATGGCACGAATAACCGTTTTCTATGTCCGGGCCTTTCAGCCGACTGGTCGCCAGACGGCGAACGGCTCGTGATAGGGACTCCTGACTGGAACATCTGCCTCATAGACAAGGACGGTTCAAACTTCGAGTACCTTGTGCACGACTGGTCGTCGGTGTCTCCAACCTGGTCGCCAGACGGCGAATGGGTGGCATTTGTGAGACCCTTTGCATTTGATGGCTTAGACTTAATTAATCTTGAAACACATGAAGAGACTGTTATTCTAAATGCATCAAGGGGAGATTGGTCGCCTGACGGCCGAAACGTTTGCTTTGCCTACTGGTTTAATGAAACCTTGGGTCTCGGTTATGCGGACATATCGAATCGCCAAGTACAACAAACGGTCTTGTTGGACGATATCACCCCCCCCGGTGGTCGCCTGACGGTCAGGAGATACTGTTCGTTATGGGGAACCGGATATGGGTGGTCGATACATCGGGCGGCAACCTGCGGCGCATATCAGGTCTTGGGGTTGACCCCGACTACTCGCCTGACGGCGAGAGGATAGTCTATTCGACAGTAAGAGATGAGGATCAGGTGATTTACATAATGAACTCCAACGGCTGGAACAAGCGCCCGCTTTTGAAGAAATAAAGAAAGAAGGTAACCATCCTCAGATAATCTAAAGGGATCAAACTATTAGCGGCGGGCAAAAGCCCGCCGCTTTTCATTGCATGGAAGTTTAAGTCTTTTTACTAAAACATCTTTCCCGCGGATGCCGATTCAGTATCTGGTCCCCATGAAAAATGTTTATGCATTTTTCATGGGGTTTAAAGCTTACCTTTCCAGTCGACCTTGGCCGTGAATCCCATGACTATTCCGAGTCCTGAGATTATTATGAGCGCGAGCATGAGACCCCTTATCTCGGGAAAGAACTGCGCTAGGCTGAATCCTAGCTCAAAAAGAATTATTCCCAGAACGGAGGAGAATATAACGGGCCACCCCTTGCGAATCAAGGCCGTATAACCGACCGTCATCAGCGCCGAGACGCCCATCGATATCGCGAACGCCCAGACGAGAGGAACTAGAGTCGTCAGGTAGCTCATTAAAATGTGGAAGACAAAGAAGCCGCCTGTAATCAAGAGATAATGCATTGGATGCAGGTCTACGCCCTTGATGCTTGAAAGAACGAGAATAAGCCCCAGGAAGAAAATCAACGCAAGGGGCACAAAGAAAAGCACTCCTGCTGTCGCTTTCCCTACGTCCAGAGGCTTCGGAATGCTTACGCCTATGTTCTGGCCTGAAACGAGGTTCTCGAACTCCCATGCGAGCTCGGCTTTGTTTTTATGTTCGTCTATCTCCATTCTTGTGGGAGCCATAGTACCCTCAGGATAATCGATGTCTGCAAAGTTGCTTGAAAGATGAAGCTTAAAGCTGGGCAAGGCTCCCTGGTAGGTTCCTAAGCCGTAAGACCAGTCGCCCATGCCTCTGCTTGTGTATTTTATGTGGATAGTTCGGCTCTCTCCCGGCTCGAGATTCTCCCTCCAGTCGACCCCGTTTGAGTAGTCCTGATCGGCAGTATAGTCTTCGCCATCTACTGCTATATGAAAATCCTTCAGGAGACCGGAGGAATAAGGTATTGGAAAGTTAAAACTGACTGGAAGAGCTCTATCGAAGGGATTAGCAACGACGTAGTCAGCGTCAAATGTAACTTCGTATCCTGGAAATCGCATCTGTCCGCGCTGCCGGTAGGAAAGACTGAGATTCACCTTTATGTCAGAGGACGGCATTTTTTGCTGAATGACTGCGTCCTTAATCAGAGTTCCCTTATTGTCGTATACGGCAGGTTCAAAAACATATGTAATGAATGGAGAACCCTGGGTAATTGCACCTCCCCACCTATCCATAACTCCGCTTGCATTGGTCGTAAGCATCTGCTCGTTTTTGACCATAAAACGGGCGCCCAGAATGACCGCCGCTATGGTGAAAGCAATGAATACCACAGCAATACCGACGTACCTTACTACGCGGGATGTAGAGCTTTTGCGCTCACCAGGAACTGGCGGCAAGGGTATATCAGGCATTACGCCTCCTTATTGGATTGGTTGATTCTAGAAACAAGACGAAAAAGGAAAAAGAAAGGTTTACAGCTTGCAATAATCAATGAAAAAGGTAGAATAATAAGCAAAGGAAAAAAAGGAGGAAAATCACATGGAAGATTTCTTAAAAAAAGTGGCGTTTCTTGGTCTAGGTACCGCGGCTGCAACAAGGGAAAAAATCTCTAAGACCGTAGAAAAGCTTATCAAGCAGGGGGAGATAACAGCAAGTCAGGGAAAGAAGCTTGCCGAGAAACTATGGGCCGATGCCGAAAAAACCCGCAAGGAAATAGGCCGCAAGATAGACGAAGGAATAAAAGCCGGAATCTCAAAAGCGGGATTTGTGCCGAAGAAAGATTTTGAATTATTGAAACAGCGTGTGGAACTTCTTGAGAAAAGACTTGCATCATCAAAACTCAAATCAACTCAAAAAAAGACTCAAAAAAGGAATATACAGGAGGCGCGGAAGATTTCTCGAAAAACT
This DNA window, taken from bacterium, encodes the following:
- a CDS encoding pyridoxal phosphate-dependent aminotransferase, coding for MEISRRGVMMPASPIRKLAPLADAAKKQGLKIYHLNIGQPDIPTPKEFFQAVHKFTEPVLEYGPSGGIVQLRLSVVDYFSSFGISIELDDVWITTGGSEAILFAFWGVTDPGDEVIVLEPFYTNYNGFAVASGIRLVPVRLSVENGFRLPSRKDIEKHITRKTKAILICTPNNPTGTVLTKEEMFVLGQIAKERDLYLISDEVYREFIYDGKEHTSALTLPGIEDRVIVADSISKRFSACGARIGFIVSRNRELMSTILKFGQARLCPPTVEQYGAVAAFRNLHRFMKPMITEYDRRRKALMDELSAIPGIVAPVPDGAFYTVVGLPLEDADKFASWLLTDFSKQRKTVMVAPANGFYATPGAGKNEIRIAYVLEEKALRDAIRLLSEALKNYKG
- a CDS encoding insulinase family protein, whose translation is MTSEGIRDRVAPSGLRVVTERIPGFKSVALGFFFRQGSRDEEEAFNGSSHLVEHMLFKGTRRRSSKDILVEIERLGGISDGFTSKEISGITIRTLKSSLKPLLSLLLEMLEESKFAEEELKKEKEVVYEEMRSAEEDPQDIVFDSFYEACFKPHPLGYTVLGKKKNLETLSGKELAAFYRKSYTLSDAVFVATGDINQDELFELLPAKAKLFRGERKNRTRPLDRTTPIHAVTTRKDITQVHAALGTLTEGLNAKERFANALLSSLLGGGMSSRLFLSLREEDGLVYTISSFLDLFEDSGVSGFYFVTEKSKLERVVKKIESELARLLKSGLHKDELDTAKTLTKSSLILNMESLTHRMMRLGHWKLLAETFRTLEETIKEFEKVSEADVLELASRLFVKKPLHMSFVGPVTERDTNHLIRR
- a CDS encoding polyribonucleotide nucleotidyltransferase, whose protein sequence is MDRFETEIGGRKLILETGHWAKQANGAVRIQYGDTVLLMTACYSDNEVEGFGFLPLTVDYREYYSAAGKIPGGFFKREGKPRDREILISRMIDRPIRPLIPEDLGREVQIIGFLLSLDGENAPDAIAITGASAALMLSELPFAGPIAAVKIGRIEGEFVVNPTISQLDQCDFQILVVSNGGEINMIECEANEVQASVVVDAMRFAQEVLKPILDLQTELASKVGKPKKSFEREVIPADLKSKVEGLIMPRIPEINGQKEKKARSEAHRQIVNEVTETLAETFPDSGNVISYLADQMIRKDMRQRALRKERLDGRALDEVRPITCEVGVLPRTHGSALFTRGQTQSLAVVTLGTKSDEQMIDDVEREAYKSFMLHYEFPPFSVGEVKFLRGPGRREIGHGALAEKSVRVLAPEEKDFPYTIRINSFILESNGSSSMASVCGATLALFDAGVPMRKAAAGIAMGLVYEPEGYVIFTDIIGDEDHYGDMDFKISGTRDGITGIQLDLKLKGVPLDVLAEAIEKSHTARMHILDIMERTISAPRTEISNFAPRITTLQIPRDKIGEVIGPGGRVIRKMTEETGTTIDIDDETSTVIISGPTMEGVENALSMVREIVKEVEVGQIYEGTVVRITNFGAFVELFRGKDGLVHISNLAPHRVAKVEDVVKVGNKIKVRVKGIDEMGRVDLTTNLDPSADKEREKPRRSEDRGSSREGSRNHDQRRNSRQGGSERPPRRN
- the rpsO gene encoding 30S ribosomal protein S15 encodes the protein MTLEKEKKLELLKKFGQHESDTGSSVVQVALLTERINHLSHHLEEHFKDHHSRRGLIKMVNLRRKHLNYLYKRDREKYYTLVKELGLRG